The region CTTTTCCCGCTTCGAGAAGGATTTCAATTTTATCCTTTGGAAGTTCATTGCCCGTAACGGCCTTTTTGATCAGCCCACTTTTCAAAAAAGCTTCGTAAGTTTCCGGAAGAATCCTTCTAACGGCTTCAGGAGGTCTTCTTTCTGCAAGGGCTTCAAAAAATTCGACTTCGTTTTTGATTCTGATATCTATGAGGTGGGGAGTTATGAACTCTCCAATTTTGCCGAGCCTTGCAAAGCCATCCTGTTTTTCAATTCTGAATTTCATTCAGGTATCTCCTCCATTTATCGTCAACAACAAGCCTGATTTTTTTATCCCTGTTGGCATCCATGAATTTTTTCAGCCCTTCAACTGCCACAGTATACGCTTCATCTTCGAGATCGTCATACGTCTCGGCATGCCCAGCGGGATAACTCTCCATGAGCTCTGCAGGCACAACTCCAAACACCGGTCTCAGATAGAAATCCGCCGGAATTCCCGAGTCCGAGGAAATTACAATTTCATCTTTTTCGATTTCAACCTGCATGACCCTTTCCTGGTGCCTTTTTACGGCAGGCCTGAAAACGCTCTCCCTTCCCAGGTAAAAGAACACCTTTTTTGCAGAGGGGTCGTGCTTCTCCAGAAGCTCGAGGTGGTTCCTGATTTCTCTCCACGCCTGGATCAGATAAGGATGTGCCCTTATTCTGCGCTCCACAAGTTCGAAAAGTTCATTGCTCTTTATTGCCTGCTTGACCCTTCTTATCTCTTCAAAGCTTACGTAAAGGTTGTGTTCCGCAATGAGATATGCTCTCTCGTTCTTGTTCATTTTCCTGAGCTCTTCAGGAGTGTGGTTGAGGCACACCGGGCATGAACATGGAAAATACTGAATTTCCTCGAGCTTCAGGGTTCCGTAGGGGGTGAGGTACCGATCGTCCTTTGCAAATAATGCATAGGCTGCCGAATCGAAGAGATCAATCCCCATCGCCGTGAACAACGCAAATATCATCGGATGTCCTGCACCAAATAGGTGAACGGGCTTTGTTGGGGTCAGGATGGACTTGCTGGCGAGGACGATCTTTGCCACATCTGCGAACCTGTACGAGTCGAGAAGTGGAACGACAGCGCCTATGGCGAAAACGTCTCCGTTTAATCCGTTCGCTTCCCTGGCAGAGTGCCTTCTGAGTTCGGTGTGCGTTGAACCCTGTACGGGAATTGAGAGCAGGTTATCGTGTCCATAGCTCTCATGGATCTCCTCTGCCTCCTTCTCCCTCCTCAGCGTCTCTTCAAGATCGCTCATGGCAGTGCCGTATTCAGCATCCGGAGGAGTGGGGATGTCGAGAGGAGTAACAATATCGCTCTTTATCTCATTCTGGAATCTCACGATTTCGGAATTGGTTATCTCCACATCACCGTACACCATTAGCTGGAAGCTTCCACTGTCCGTCATGACGGGAATGTCCACGCCCAGAAGTCCATGCAGTCCTTTTTCAAGGGCGGTTTCCCTTAGCTTTCTGCTTCTGTATATGATGTATGAGTTCGTGATGAGAATCTCAGCACCGTATTTTTTCATGTCTGCTGGTGGAATGAACCTGATGTTGGGGTTTATGACCGGCATTAGAGCGGGAGTCTCGACCACCCCGTGGGGAGTTTGGAGTTTCCCGACTCTGCCCATAGCATCCTTTGCGGTTATTTCAAAACGCATAAGACGTAATGACCTCGCACGGTTATAAATATTTCATCAGGTTTAAAAATGGAATGGTGTTATTTCAGCATCTTCTCGATATCCATTGCCTTTTTGAGGGTCAGCAGAAACATCGCCAGAACAACCAGCATGACCACGGTTGAGGCAAGAAAAACGGCGGTAAAATCACTCATTCAGGATCACCTCCTCAAATCTGTCTAGCCTGTAATTTATTGCGGCATAAACAACAACAAGAAGTATGAACGAGGTTATGGCTATTCCCAGGGGCATTCCTATTTCGAGACTGATGCTTTCCACCTTGGGATGCAGGGAAAAGAATATCTGAGAGCTGAAGTAGCTGAATGGGATCGTCACGTAAGCGAAGATGGAATATATTGCTGAGATTCTTGCCCTATCGTCGGGCGCATCTATGCTCTGCCTCAGGGCATGATACGCTGCGTAAACGAACCAGGTTATCAGAACTGCCGTCTCTCTTGGATCCCAGTTCCAGAACGCTCCCCATGCAACGTTGGCCCAGATGCTTCCGCTTATGAGTGCAGCAGTTATCAGGTAGAAGCCCGCAACGGCAAAGTTTTTGGCTATAAGGTCATACCTGTAATCCCGTTTGATGAGGTACAGGATCGAGGCAGCCATTGTCACCGTGAACGCAAAAAAGGATCCTATGGCCGAGGGCAGGTGGAAGAATAATATCCTGTAGTTGTCCTTCAGGATGGGCGAAGGTGAGGGTGGAAGGTTCATTGCTGTGTACACTGCGAAGATGAACATCAACACCGCAACTACTGCGATAGCCGCTATTTTTCGCATGAAGTAAATCTAACTTCTTTTGTTTAAAAATCTAATCCAGCGAACTGACAGGAATTGATTTGTGTTTTCCGAATGGGTCACATTTTTTTGAAGTGATATCCTCTGCTTTCCAGCTCTGCGAGGATATTTTCCACCACCTGAGACGATTCCACCTCGAAAACTATTTTCAGTGCTGTGTGCCATGCCGGCGCTCGCAGATCCTCTCTGTGGTGGATCACATCTATGATGTTGCCCCTGTGTCTGGCAATTATTCCCGTAACCTCGCTGAGGTTTCCGGGAGAGTCGGGAACGAATCCGTATATGACAGCAAGCTTGCCTGAATTGGCAAGGGCCCTGATAATCAGTTTGTAAATTGCAGTCAGGTCTATGTTTCCCCCCGAGATGACCACTGCCACATTCTTTCCTCTAACATCCACTTTGTTTCCGAGAAGGGCCGCCACCCCGGCGGCGCCGGCACCCTCTGCAAGAACCTTCTCTTTTTCGAGGAGATAGTGAATGGCTCTCGCAATTTCATCCTCGTTTACCGTTACTATCTCGTCCACAAGGGATTTTACAATCCTGAATGTGTTTTTGCCAGGTCTCTTCGTGGCAAGACCGTCGGCTATTGTTGGTTTTACCTCTGTAACCGTAATTTTGCCCAACCTCATGGATTCTGCAAACTTGGGTACGTTTTCAGGCTCCACTCCAATGATCTCCACGCTGTCCGTGAAAATTTTCATCACTGTCGAAATACCCGAAATGAGTCCACCTCCTCCCAATGGGACGATTACCGTGTCTATTTTACTTATCTGTTCGACCATTTCCCAGGCTATGGTGCCCTGTCCCGAAATCACATCCGGGTCATCAAAGGGGTGGATGAACGCATAACCCCTCTCTTCAGCTATCTCGATTGCTTTCTGCTCGGAATCGTCGTATATTTTTCCGTGCAGTATCACTTCGGCACCGAAATTCTTCACTGCTTCGATTTTTGTTATGCTTGCAGATTCTGGCATCACGACTATACACGGAAGACCAAACACGGAGGAGGCGTATGCAACGCCCTGTGCATGGTTTCCGGCTGATGCTGTTACAATGCCTGAAACACTTCCTGCAAGTTTGCTGACCTTGTAAAGGGCGCCCCGTATTTTGAAGCTTCCTGTCTTCTGAAGGTTTTCAAGCTTGAGGTGAATTTTTCCTCCGGTCAACCTGCTGAGTTCATGGCTGTACTCAACCGGCGTTCTATATGCATGCTCCGAAACGATTTTTCTCGCTTCCTGCGAGCCCTCAAAAATTTTTTTAACCAGTAACGGTATGTTCTCCCCCACAATACCCCGCTCCTTAAAGTTTTTTCACCATGTATTCGAATTCCTTTCTGTATCCGTGTTTCCTGTAATACTCTCTTACGCCCACACCACTTATAACTGCTATCCTGTCATAGTGTTCGCCGGCTATTTCCTCTGCCAGGCTCAGCAACCTCTCCCCAAAGCCTCTGTGCTGGAACGCCTTTTCATCCCTGTCTCCTATTCCAACTGCTTTTCCGTAGACGTGCAGTTCTCTGATCAGGGCAGTATCGTAAAGTTCATGTATGAACGGCTCATCAGGGAATCTGAGTCTTATGAACCCGACGAGAACCTCCCGGGACGGATCCTCGAATGAAATGAAAAACTCCTTTCCACTATTCGCCTCATACTTTCTCACAACCTCCTCAAAGTCTCGTTCTCTGTATTCTTTCAGTCTGTGTCCCGCCTCCCTGCACCTTATGCATCTGCATGAATATCCAAGCTCCTTCAGCCTCTCGTGGATTAGCTGCCTGATGTTTCCCTTGTCCAGTCCAATTGCCCTGTCAACGGGAATATCTCTCTGAATTCGCTGAATTCTCACGTATTCGGGTATGTACTTCTTCGCCCTTGCTACAAGCTCCACGACTTCTTCGGTAGAGTATGGAGTGTATTCACCTCTTTCGTACATCTCGTAGAGCTGGGTGCCTCTGACGACAAGGGTTGGATAAATCTTCAGGTAGTCCGGCCTGAAATCAGGATTTTCGAAGAGAATTCTGAACATTTTCAGATCTCTCTCAAAATCGGAACCCGGCAGACCGGGCATGATGTGATACCCAACCTTGAATGCCGAATCCCTCAACCTTTTCGTCGCATCGACAACGTCCTGGACTCCATGCCCCCTCTGAATTTTTTCAAGCACATCATCGTAAACGCTCTGCACTCCAAGCTCCACCTTTGTCCCGCCAAACCTGAGCATCTCAATTATGTGCTCTTCCCCGGCATAATCCGGCCTCGTCTCGAACGTCATGCCAACGCATCTTGCTTTAGCCCTTTCGTTGTCTTTCTTTGCCTGTTCAAGGTCGCTGTAGAGCTTTTTCTCACTTTCAAAGCTGTTCAGGGCTGAGAAAATTCCGAGAATGAACTTTTGTTTGTAATCTTCCTCTCTTGCCGGAAACGTGCCGCCCATGACGATAATCTCGACTTTATCCACGTCGTGGCCAATCTCCTTAAGCTCACTCAGCCTCGATGTTACCTGTCTGAAAGAATCGTACTCATGCTGCCTGCCTCTCTGTGCGGCGGGCTCGAATCCAATGTAGCTCTGGGGTGTGTTGAATTCCACGCCTCCGGGGCACGGAATGCACTTTCCGTGGGGACATGGTGCCGGAGAAGTCATCACGCTGACAACGGCGACACCGCTTATCGTCCTCACCGGCTTCAGCCTGAGGACTTCCCTAAGCTTTTCATAAAGTGGCTCATTTTTGACTGCCCTCAGAACATCTGCATCAGAAGGGATTGTTGAGAGCGAGTATTTCTTGGCGACTCTCTTTTTAATCCTGGCTATTTCCTTTTTATCCACTTTTCCGATTTTTGCAATTTCGAGAGCAATTTCTCTCAATGCTGCTTGAGACATTCCCTGAAAATACGGAAATGCAGGTTAAAAATTTGACGGAGAAAACTGCAGTTTCATGCTCGGGCGTTGCCGTAAATTTTGGCCTCGTCTGCAATTTCAGCGGAAAGCTTCTTGAGAAAAACCAGGAAACCGAAAATCAGTACGGGAATTGCTCCGAGAGTAACGGGCAAAAACCATTCTGGCATTGCACCTGCAACAGTTCCGACATATATTCCATATTCAATCGCGAGGAGATATAATGTCAAAAATGCACCCATGCCCAGCAGAACTTCAAAATACCTGTTCACCCACCATGCTCTTCTTTCGGCAGGAATTCGGTCGATCATCATGAAGAATGCGGGCAGGTTGATGAGATACGGGTGGTTGTTGATGATGGTGAATCTGTATTTTGCGATAAGGAGGAATATTATAGGGGCAATGCTCAATGCAACGGGCAAAATCATCCAGGTACTTTTATCTCCGTAGCTGTCTGGCTTGCCCTCAAAGTTGAAGTGGGAGGGGATGTTGTCGGGCAGAGTTTGATACGCATATATCGCGAGGACCCAGATCCCCGCAAGACCGAGTAATATCAGGGCTAAAAATATCTGACCTTTCTTAGATATTGGTTCAGGAGGAATCTTTTGGATTTTCATCATTCTTTGTATAATATTAAGTTAGAATTAAAAAATTTTGGAAGGTCTATAGCAGTCTTAGAATATCCCACATCTGATACATTCCAAGTGCCACAGCGGGAATTGATGCGCAGATGAAAGCTTTTCTCAGCTCAATCTCTCTTGCATGCCTCACAGCAAACGTCCAGATCACAAGCCCCCAGATTGTTACTGCAAGGTTGATTATCAAGTTTGAGTAAACGACATCTCTGGGTATAAATGAAAGTATTATGTCCCCCACTGCATCGGGATTTTGAAGCTGAGCAAGGTCTATCTCTGGAATCTCTGCGTTCATCAGGTAATATGCCGAAACTGGGACTGTTATCATGGAACCAACCAAGGAAGGAAGAAATCCCTGCAATAATCATAGCCGGAGCAGCAGGCTTCAAAATTCCTTATGAAATTGTAAGGTATTTGGCTGGCAAGAAAGAAACGATTCTAACAAAAGAAGACATAAAAGAATACCTGACCTTTGCGTTAATCTCCATAATATTAATCGTAATCGCAGCGTGGATAGAGGCGAACGTAACCCTCAAAATTGCCAAAAGTGTGATCGATTTGACAAATGGCTTTAATCGATAATACAGTTCTTTCAAACCTTGTGAAAGCAGGTAGATATGACTCACTAAAAAAGGCTTTTGGGATTGTTATGTGATAGAGCAGGTTTTGGAAGGATTCAGATTTTGGTGTTGGGAATGGAGTCGGAAGTTTTGAGGATGGGGGTAGAGCCTTGGTTAGATTATCCAAAAATTTAATATGTTTTCCATATTTTTGTTTGAGAGGGGCATGAAACGAAAGATCATGCTCAGACTGATGGCCTCAGTTACGCTTGCCGCTATTTATGCATTGATTGCAGAAGTTAGAGGATATGGAATGCTCAATGCTTTTGCAAGTGGTACAGCTGCGTTTATTGCCTGTTACGTAATGCTCATGCCAAAGCCAAGTAAAGAGGGTGATGGTCAGTATAAGATGGGTACATTATTTTCTAAACCAAAGATTATTGAAATTGTCCTGTTCATTGGACTGACATCTATGCTACTGGGTCTGATAGTTTGATAAGATAGGGCTTTGCATCCTACAGTATTTTTTGCATGTGCCAGGAATTATCGGAGCCTGTGGTTCGTTTGAATCTGGAATAAATTTTAATTTTTTCAGGTCGAATTGCAAGTGCATGAACAGCAGGAACACGATTGGCAGATTGCTGGAACTCATAAAATCCTGCAATGGTGAGCTTGTGGCTCTGACAGGCGCGGGCATATCCGCAGACAGCGGGATACCCACATTCAGGGGGAAAGACGGTCTCTGGAACAAATATAGGCCTGAAGAGCTTGCGACTCCTGAGGCATTCAGAAAAGATCCTGTGCTTGTGTGGGAGTGGTATGCATGGAGGATGAATCTCGTGTTCAACGCAAAACCCAATGATGCACACATTGCTCTGGCGCTCCTCGAGAGAAAGGGTTTGCTGAAAGCCGTTGTAACACAGAACGTGGACAATCTGCACGAGAGGGCGGGAAGCAAGAATGTCGTCCATCTTCACGGCAGGATTGACGAGGTGAGGTGTACTGAATGCGGCAGGGTCGAGAGACTGAATAAAGCTCCGGAAACGATTCCACCCGTATGCGATTGCGGAGCATTGATGAGACCAAACGTTGTGTGGTTTGGGGAACCCCTCCCTGTTGATGCACTCAATCTCGCAGTCGAGCTGTGCAGCCAGAACAGTGTTATCGTAATCGGTACCTCTGCAGTGGTTTATCCTGCTGCACAGCTCCCGTACTATGCAAAGAATGCCGGAAATACAGTCGTTGAAGTAAATCCGGAAATCACTCCTCTTACGGACCTCGCAGACCTGTCCATAAGACAGCGGGCTGGCGAGGCTTTCAGGCAGATCAGAGCTATTTTAGAAGCGGGAGACTCCCCGTAATTTTATCGATCCTGTCGCTCCTTTCGGGACCGATAACGACAGCGGTTATTGTTCCGGGAGGGATTTCAGTAAGACCTGCATCCTTCACGTAAGCGCTTGGCAAACCATTTTTTCTGGCCATGTCAAAGATCCTCATAAGGTTCTCGAGATTTTTAACCTTCAGAACAATCTTTTTCTGTCCTTCAAGTTTCCACTTCTCTCTGGTTGATCTATCCGAAATTTCATAACCAAGAATCGCCGCATGGGCTACCTGAACTGCCAGCTTCCCTTTAGATAGCTGCAAATCTTCCCTGACTATGATTACCTGCTTGTACTCACTCCTCTCCGAACCCATACTTCTCAAGCTCTTCGAGACTCACCGGTTTGGACTTTTCCACCATCCACTTTTCTCCAATCTCCTTTGCCTTCTCTTCGTCAAATTCTTCGAGCGCCAGACCATCACCGTCCTCTTTTACAGCAGATAGCGGGACCCCAAAGAACTTATCCGAGCTTTTTATTATCAGATGATCGCCATAGACATCGATGCTCTCCCCGATTTCTTTCCCGTTCATGAACACGAATCTGCAGATGAGATCCATGCAAAGACTTTGCAGAATTTAAATAAATTATTTGCGAAATGCACGGCGAAAGACATATCCCCTTCGTGGAAAGATTACAGTGATGGATGAATACATGAGGGTTTGCCCCAGATGTCTCAGCAGTGATGTTGAGCCGGATCTCTACACTCCTGCGGCTGTTGCCTACGGGGCGCTGAACTCGTACAGATGCAACTCCTGTGGGCATACTGGCGTGTTTTTCCCTGAATTCAGAAAAGAGGACCTGATGAATACTGAAAAACTTCAGATTGAAGAAAACGGCGCTTTTGAAGGCACCTCATTTGCAGGGGGATTTTATTCTGCCGTAATTCTCTTTTCTGCACTTGGGCTTGTGCTTTCGATGCTGTATTACATGCTCTATCTCGATCATCTATTTCTGCTGGCATTTTCAGTGTATCTGGTAATTCTTATCTCGAACTTTCGCATGGGAATAAGGGAATCGCTGTTTTACAGAATGAGCCTGCTGGTCTCCTTAGTCCTTTATTCAGTGTTTTTCAGGTCGCTGTGACAAATCATCAGATTTATTAATCTGTCCGGTCCATTCAGCACAATGAAGATTTACGTCCCCTTCAAGCCCGAAAATCCTAAATCGAGGCTGTCGGGTGTGCTTTCACCTGATGAAAGGAAAAAGCTCGCTTATTTCATGCTGCTTGACGTTATTGATGCTTGTGGAGATTGTACTGTTGTTTCAAGCTCTTCCAGCAAACTTCTCGAAGGGATAAAGCACGAAATTGATAATCGAAGCCTTGACGAAGCTGTAACCTCCCGGATTAAGCAGAATGATGCCGCCATCATCATGTCCGACCTTGCCCTTTTGACTGAAAAAACGGTTGAACGCTTTATCGAAATGGATGGTGACGTTGTCCTGGCTCCGGGAAGAAAAGGCGGGACAAACATGCTTCTCTCAAGAAGCAGGCAATTTTACACCTCATATCACTACGGAAGTTTTTTCAAACACGTCGATATATGCAGAAAATTGAAGCTTGAATGCAGAATTTTCGACTCCTTTTTTGCAAGCGTCGATATCGATGAGGAAGATGATCTGCTCGAACTTGTCCTCCACGGAAGAGGGAAGAGAAGCTACGAGTATCTGGAAGACCTTGGCTTTTACGTTGATCTGTCTGGAAAAGATCCGAAACTCGTGAGAGAATAGGTATTCCAGCACCTGTTTGGCGCGGATTTTTAAAAAATGAAATTTTTAAAAGATCAGCTCTTCAAGCATGTCTTTTTCGGTTGCAATTCTTATTTCGCGGGCAATTCTCCTGCCCATATACATGTTCTCCCCGAAGAGGATGTATGAGTACGGTGAGGCAGGAATCCCTACGCTGCTCCCTGCGACTATCCTTGCGGATATCTCAAAATAGTAGATTGTTCCGTTCTCGTCGATAACGCTTTCAAGGCAGAATGGTCCCACCATTCCCGGCTCAGCAATTTTTCTGGAGTACTCGTAAACCTGCTCACCATCCTGCAAAATTCTGGAAAGCAGACTCTCCCTCACGATCAGAGGGATGTTTCCCACAACCGTATATGTCGGGATCAGGTCTGTTTTGAGCTGTTCATCAGCAGGAATCCTGCCGAAACCATCTACGTTTGACTCATACCTTCTGTCGATAGCTATAAGCTCAATTCTTGAATTGACCGGAGAGTAAAAGAAGGAGAAGTACACAGGTACACCAAGGACGTATTCCTGTATGTGTGCCTTGTTAATATCGTCTTTGGATATTATTCCTCTCTTAACCAGTTCCTCAGCCTTGCTCAGAAAATCTTCCTTTGATGCGGCGATGAAGTAACCCTTACCTCCCCTTGCACCGGGATACTTCACAATTGCGAGACCGTCAATCTCGTCGGGCGAACGATAAGTCTTTGGTACATTAAGTCCGGAATTTACGAGCCAGTCTCTCTGCTTCTCTCTTACTGTTTCCCATTCCATGAGGATTCTGTTTCCGAAAACCGGGACTTTCAGACTGTAAAGACTGCCGATGTAAGCATTGTAGCTACCGTGAGGGATTAAAATTGTGTTCATCTCGATTAGTTTCTTCTGAATACCATCGTCGAGAAGCTGTCTGAAGTCGTCCACCTCTATTATGTGGTCTGCAACTCCAAAATTGCGGTAAACAAAGCTCTCTCTTTTCCTGACTATACATACAGTCTCAAAACCTTCTTCTTTGGCGCCTTTGAGAATGTTCAGAGCTGAATGGCTGCCTATTGTTCCTATTCTTATGTTTTCTTTATCGTAGTTTTTCAGAGTTGCGAGAATCAGCTCTCTGAGTTTTTCCATGTATCTGTTTTGCCAACACGGATATAAGATTTACCGTTCCGGATATTTTTGTTCGTTTTTCTTTATTTTGTCCATTAGAGCCTTTTCAACGTCAATTTCACACTCATGTGCGAGTAGGAGGAGATAGATAAGCACGTCACTGATCTCTTCCCCAATTCTCCTTCTGTAATCCTCGTTTTCAAGCTCTTTTAAAATTTCATCATCTTTCTTCCACTGAAACATCTCTAAAAGCTCTCCAACTTCTATGGCGACAGATAGAGCAAGATTTTTCGGAGTATGGTATTTTTTCCACTCCCTTCGGTTTCTGAAATCGATTAGAATTTCTATGATGTCCGAAATGTGCATGATCGTGTATTTGGATAGGACAATATTTGTTTTTCCAAAATCTGCCCATAAGGAGTATTTGTGGTGAAGGTGGCACTGTTATTTCAAAGTGGTTATGCGGGCTGAAACTTCACTGTTCTCTTTCTGACCTCTCTGCTTTCATCTCTTCGTAAATGTCGAGAAATGCCGTGAGTGAGACAGGTATTGCAAGCTCCGTTGGGAAAGTTATGTATGGGCTGAGATCAACGACAAAATCCGCAAGTCTCAGGACTCCTTTTGGAAGGCCGGTTCTGCTTCCCGCAAAGATTACAATTTCGTTTGCTCTCTCGAATGCTCTTTTAAGCTCATCTCTAACGTCCGAGATTTGCTTTCCGGTGGGGTCTGTGGCGATGACAACGTTTTTTCTCCGTTTTTTATCTCTGAGTGTCTGGAAGAGGTCGTGAACGAGTATTTTCGTTTCCCTGACCTCTCTGGCATAGCTTCTTCTCTGAATGCTGAGCCTTGACAGTTTGCCTCTCCTCACACCCCTGAGGAATTCAAACAGCTCTTCAGCATCAACATATCCGTAAGGTGCTATTATCAGTTCCTTTATCTCAAACGATTGTGCGTTTCTTCCAATCCTCTCTCCAATCTCTCTTGCCCCTTTCAAATTCTCAAGATAGGGCGTCTGGACAAAAGAGACCTTCTCAAAGAATCTAAGGCTATTGGCTTTTTCTGGGGTGTACTTTCTCCTCTCCTCTGCGCCGTCGAGGATGCCGATGAATGTTCTTTCGTTGACGACCTCCACATACACTGCCTTGTCTGGCGAGTTCAGGTCGACATCCTTGCCACTCATCTCCTGAATCCGCTTTCCAAGCTGAATGCTTATGTCCATGCTGCTGAATCTGTGTTTCAGTCCCCTTCTCGTAGCTCTGACGGCGAAGGTATCGAACTCCCCCATTGCCTTTACGATTTCTTCTGCTTTTTCGAGGATTCCACTCAGGCTGCTCTCAATCTCAAAAAGGACGGGTATTGCTCTTTCAACTTCTGGAACCTGTCGGACCTGTTCAAGTTCACCAGAATGGACTATAAGGATTCCGAGATATCCTGCCGGCCTCACTTCTATTTTTACGTCATTTATAAGCTCTTTTATGTTCTGTGCGGCAATGTACTCCATTCCTCTCTGTGTTTTTACGAAAATCATTATTGAGTCCGTATCTGTCAAGGTTTTTTATATGTTCTCCTCTCTTAAGTCTCTCATACGATTTTTCTGAACTTGAAGATGGCTCTCCTGAATATTTCGGCAGAGAAAACGAACAGTATCAGCGAGAAGCCTTCCAGAATCTCGTAAGCATTCTCATCCCCGGCCAGTTTCATCAGTACGGCAAGTGAAAACGTGGCCAAGGACATGGATATGCCCGTCAGTCCATCGAGAGAGGGTATGGGAGAGTGTATTATATCTGACTCGATTTTTTTCTCCTTTAGGGTGTAGTAAATCAGTGTGAGGGCTATCGGAAACGAGAATATGTATATCATCTCGGACAGCATTGCGATAAATCTGATTGATCCTCTGAAGTGGTAGGACTCTACGGAGATGAGCCAGAAGACGCCGAGGTAAATTAGCGGAAGACCAACTCTGTTGAGATTCACGCTTTCCACGTCAAAATTAAGGAATTTGAGCAGTTTAATGCACCCGTAGGTGTGTATTGTTATCGAGACCGGGACAACCAGCAGGATATATGTGAGGAGGGTTATCCTGTCTATATCAAAGTGGATCAGGCCGAACTCTTCGACAAGCTCCAGAAATTCCGAGAGGATTATTACCAGAAATACTGAGGAGGTGAGGAGAAAATATGTGGTTACGAATTTCCAGACCTCTGGATTGAGCAGCTTCTCTCTCCTGCTGTTGAGTATCAGTACCGTGAAAAAGTAGGCTGTCAGGATGGAGATTGTGGGTATGACTGAAATGTTCATTGAAAGTTTCTAAACTTTATATTTTAATATGTCTTTCGTTAAACAGAGAGTCGGCGAAAAATTTCAAAAGATTAATATTGTTTTTTGCCGAAAGCTTTCTGGTGGTTTTAATGAAGGTGAACGGAGTTGAGGTTGAGGAGACTTTTGCAGAAGC is a window of Geoglobus acetivorans DNA encoding:
- a CDS encoding cytochrome c biogenesis protein CcsA, which produces MRKIAAIAVVAVLMFIFAVYTAMNLPPSPSPILKDNYRILFFHLPSAIGSFFAFTVTMAASILYLIKRDYRYDLIAKNFAVAGFYLITAALISGSIWANVAWGAFWNWDPRETAVLITWFVYAAYHALRQSIDAPDDRARISAIYSIFAYVTIPFSYFSSQIFFSLHPKVESISLEIGMPLGIAITSFILLVVVYAAINYRLDRFEEVILNE
- a CDS encoding YIP1 family protein, translated to MITVPVSAYYLMNAEIPEIDLAQLQNPDAVGDIILSFIPRDVVYSNLIINLAVTIWGLVIWTFAVRHAREIELRKAFICASIPAVALGMYQMWDILRLL
- a CDS encoding tRNA uridine(34) 5-carboxymethylaminomethyl modification radical SAM/GNAT enzyme Elp3, with translation MSQAALREIALEIAKIGKVDKKEIARIKKRVAKKYSLSTIPSDADVLRAVKNEPLYEKLREVLRLKPVRTISGVAVVSVMTSPAPCPHGKCIPCPGGVEFNTPQSYIGFEPAAQRGRQHEYDSFRQVTSRLSELKEIGHDVDKVEIIVMGGTFPAREEDYKQKFILGIFSALNSFESEKKLYSDLEQAKKDNERAKARCVGMTFETRPDYAGEEHIIEMLRFGGTKVELGVQSVYDDVLEKIQRGHGVQDVVDATKRLRDSAFKVGYHIMPGLPGSDFERDLKMFRILFENPDFRPDYLKIYPTLVVRGTQLYEMYERGEYTPYSTEEVVELVARAKKYIPEYVRIQRIQRDIPVDRAIGLDKGNIRQLIHERLKELGYSCRCIRCREAGHRLKEYRERDFEEVVRKYEANSGKEFFISFEDPSREVLVGFIRLRFPDEPFIHELYDTALIRELHVYGKAVGIGDRDEKAFQHRGFGERLLSLAEEIAGEHYDRIAVISGVGVREYYRKHGYRKEFEYMVKKL
- the ilvA gene encoding threonine ammonia-lyase, with product MGENIPLLVKKIFEGSQEARKIVSEHAYRTPVEYSHELSRLTGGKIHLKLENLQKTGSFKIRGALYKVSKLAGSVSGIVTASAGNHAQGVAYASSVFGLPCIVVMPESASITKIEAVKNFGAEVILHGKIYDDSEQKAIEIAEERGYAFIHPFDDPDVISGQGTIAWEMVEQISKIDTVIVPLGGGGLISGISTVMKIFTDSVEIIGVEPENVPKFAESMRLGKITVTEVKPTIADGLATKRPGKNTFRIVKSLVDEIVTVNEDEIARAIHYLLEKEKVLAEGAGAAGVAALLGNKVDVRGKNVAVVISGGNIDLTAIYKLIIRALANSGKLAVIYGFVPDSPGNLSEVTGIIARHRGNIIDVIHHREDLRAPAWHTALKIVFEVESSQVVENILAELESRGYHFKKM
- the tgtA gene encoding tRNA guanosine(15) transglycosylase TgtA, translating into MRFEITAKDAMGRVGKLQTPHGVVETPALMPVINPNIRFIPPADMKKYGAEILITNSYIIYRSRKLRETALEKGLHGLLGVDIPVMTDSGSFQLMVYGDVEITNSEIVRFQNEIKSDIVTPLDIPTPPDAEYGTAMSDLEETLRREKEAEEIHESYGHDNLLSIPVQGSTHTELRRHSAREANGLNGDVFAIGAVVPLLDSYRFADVAKIVLASKSILTPTKPVHLFGAGHPMIFALFTAMGIDLFDSAAYALFAKDDRYLTPYGTLKLEEIQYFPCSCPVCLNHTPEELRKMNKNERAYLIAEHNLYVSFEEIRRVKQAIKSNELFELVERRIRAHPYLIQAWREIRNHLELLEKHDPSAKKVFFYLGRESVFRPAVKRHQERVMQVEIEKDEIVISSDSGIPADFYLRPVFGVVPAELMESYPAGHAETYDDLEDEAYTVAVEGLKKFMDANRDKKIRLVVDDKWRRYLNEIQN
- the cobB gene encoding NAD-dependent protein deacetylase; this encodes MNSRNTIGRLLELIKSCNGELVALTGAGISADSGIPTFRGKDGLWNKYRPEELATPEAFRKDPVLVWEWYAWRMNLVFNAKPNDAHIALALLERKGLLKAVVTQNVDNLHERAGSKNVVHLHGRIDEVRCTECGRVERLNKAPETIPPVCDCGALMRPNVVWFGEPLPVDALNLAVELCSQNSVIVIGTSAVVYPAAQLPYYAKNAGNTVVEVNPEITPLTDLADLSIRQRAGEAFRQIRAILEAGDSP
- the pth2 gene encoding peptidyl-tRNA hydrolase Pth2 gives rise to the protein MGSERSEYKQVIIVREDLQLSKGKLAVQVAHAAILGYEISDRSTREKWKLEGQKKIVLKVKNLENLMRIFDMARKNGLPSAYVKDAGLTEIPPGTITAVVIGPERSDRIDKITGSLPLLK
- a CDS encoding DUF1648 domain-containing protein, encoding MMKIQKIPPEPISKKGQIFLALILLGLAGIWVLAIYAYQTLPDNIPSHFNFEGKPDSYGDKSTWMILPVALSIAPIIFLLIAKYRFTIINNHPYLINLPAFFMMIDRIPAERRAWWVNRYFEVLLGMGAFLTLYLLAIEYGIYVGTVAGAMPEWFLPVTLGAIPVLIFGFLVFLKKLSAEIADEAKIYGNARA